The Proteus sp. ZN5 genome includes the window CTGATGCGTTTACTAACCGCTCTGCAAGAGGTTCTTCTGTTTTTGCATTATCAAAAACGGGCGCAACCAGTAACACAGCGCGCTATCTTGCTCAAACACAAAATGAGTCTGACTTAATTGGTGGGGTGAGTAAAAGTGGCGATCGCTATGTAGACCATGCAATGCTCGATCTCGTACAAACTGCGACTATTAATGACAGCCTAAAATTTGGTAGTGAAGTACTTAAGTTATTGGGTGGGATTAATAAACTGCATAAAAATAAAGTTGATCAGGCAGGTTTTGCGGTATTAAAAGCGCCTGAGATCCCTTCTATCTTAGTAGAAACGGCTTTTATCAGTAATATCGAAGAAGAGAAAAAACTAAAAACCGCTAAATTCCAGCAACAGATCGCAGAGTCTATTTTCAAAGGGATCAAAGCTTATTTCGCTAATGGTGGTGAATTAACATTAGCTGACCGTAGCTAACTTTTTCCTATATCCTTTCTTATATTCCAGTAGAAAGCCAAGATCATACGCTTTCTATTGGAGTCTCTTCTTGTATTTTCAACACAATAAATCTATCCAATACAATGCGTTATTGAGATAACAGAAATTTAATGTAATAAATCTAAGATTGATACGATTAGGTTTGTGAATTAAGAGGGGAAGTAAAAATGAGAAGAATTTTTGAATAGAAATTGGTTGCGGGAGCTGGATTTGAACCAACGACCTTCGGGTTATGAGCCCGACGAGCTACCATGCTGCTCCATCCCGCGACTGAATTGTTGTTTATAGAATTGGTTGCGGGAGCTGGATTTGAACCAACGACCTTCGGGTTATGAGCCCGACGAGCTACCATGCTGCTCCATCCCGCGACTGATACTATAACTTACTGCTTTGTGAATTGGTTGCGGGGGCCAGATTTGAACTGACGACCTTCGGGTTATGAGCCCGACGAGCTACCAAGCTGCTCCACCCCGCGTCTCCACAGAGGGGCACTATACTCAGGATTTACTGAGTTGCAAGTTTTTTATGAAATTTTTACAGTTTTCTTTTAAAAACGGTCAGAAATAACACATCAAGATGTAAATTTAGGCAGTTATACTCGACATACTTCAAGGTATTTAGAATATATACTTGATGTTTAAAAGTCATATTGATTGGGTGATAATAGAAAGTCTTAGCAATCGGTATATTAATATCTTTATTGATTTTGCTTTGGTATCTTTCTAAGTCAAAATCAACACTCAAATTTAGTCATTAAGTGGGTCAAAATGGTTACTTGGCGAAAATCGTTAATTTTAGGTATGTTAGCGCTTGCCTTGACAGGATGTCATCGTCCAACAGAGCAAGGGCAACAGTATAAAGATGGAAAGCTTAAACAAGATCTCATTGAGGTAAGTTCGCCAAATACGCAAGGTACACCCATTAATGGCCCTGATTACTTACAACAAGTAAGTCAGATAAATCAAACATCATCTCGCTTGTACAATAGCAATAAAGAGACTTATCAGGCGGTTGAAAACTGGATTCGCTCTGGTGCAGATACACGCCAATTACGTCAGTTCAATCTTTCTGCATTTCAAATGGAAGGGGTTGATAAGTACGGAAATGTTCAATTTACAGGATATTACACACCGGTTCTTGAAGCTCGTTTAACTCCACAAGGTGAGTTTCAATACCCTCTTTATAAAATGCCTGCTAACAGTCGTTCAAAATTGCCTTCCCGTGCTGCTATTTATAATGGTGCATTAAGCCAATCTTTAATTGCTGCTTACAGTAACTCCATTATGGATAACTTTATGATGGAAGTTCAGGGAAGCGGCTATGTTGATTTTGGCGATGGGAAACCTTTAACCTTCTTTGGTTATGCAGGTAAAAACGGTCACCCTTACCGTAGTATTGGCAAAGTACTTATTGATAATGGTGAAGTAGAAAGAAAAGATATGTCTATGCTTGCGATTAGAGATTGGGCTGATAAGCACAATGATGCTGAAGTGAGAAAATTATTAGAAGAAAACCCATCATTTGTTTTTTTCAAACCAGAGCCTTTTACACCAGTTAGAGGTGCTAGTGCTATCCCACTTGTTGCACTTGCCTCTGTGGCTTCAGATAGAAGCATTATTCCAGCAGGAACGGTGTTATTGGCTGAAATTCCTGTACTTGATAATGCAGGTAATTTTACAGGTGAATATCAAATGCGTTTAATGGTGGCATTAGATGTAGGTGGTGCAATTAAAGGGCATCATTTCGATATTTATCATGGAATTGGTAAAGATGCGGGCCATATGGCAGGTTTTTATAATCACTATGGGCGTGTTTGGGTATTAAAAAAATCACAGCTTAACTCATTAAACCCTTCGTTATAAAAACGATTTACTCTTTATCTGTTCGTTATTAACGGTAAAATTATGCAAACGACATGGCTATTGATATTAATAGCCATGATTATTTCTGTTATTTAGGTTGTTATCGCATTATGCAAAATTCATTATCAGATTCATATTTACAACGCTTTTCTGGAATAGGGCGACTTTATGGGCAAAAAGCGTTGTCTTATTTTGCTCAGGCTCATATCTGTGTCGTGGGTATAGGCGGCGTCGGCAGTTGGGCTGCTGAAGCATTAGCTCGTAGTGGTATTGGTGCTATCACCTTAATTGATATGGATGATGTGTGTGTGACTAACACTAATCGGCAAATACATGCGCTGAAAGAGAGTGTGGGCCAACCTAAATGTGAAGTGATGAAACAGCGTATTTTAGAAATCAATCCAGAATGTAAAGTGACAAGCGTTGATGATTTTGTCACGGTGGATAACGTCGCTGAAATGATGAATAACAACTTTGATTATGTCATCGATGCAATTGATAGTGTAAGACCAAAAGCTGCATTATTAGCTTACTGCCGTCGTTATAAAATCCCAGTGATCACAACAGGTGGTGCTGGTGGGCAAATTGATCCAACACAAATTCAAGTAGTTGATTTAGCAAAAACAATTCAAGATCCCCTCGCGGCTAAATTAAGAGAGCGTTTGAAATCTGATTTTAATGTCGTAAAAAATAGTAAAGGAAAACTAGGAATAGATTGTGTTTTCTCAACAGAACAATTGGTTTATCCACAAGGGGATGGTACGGTTTGCGCAGCAAAAAGTACGGCTGAGGGCGTAAAAAGAATGGATTGTTCAGCTGGTTTTGGTGCCGTAACGATGGTAACGGCGTCATTTGGTTTTATTGCGGTGTCTCATGCGCTGAAGAAGATGCTAGCGAAGGTGCAGCGTGCTCATGATACTCGTTATACTTCAAGCCACAGCGTTGTTTGACGAATACTCGTCATACTTCAAGCCACAGCTTTGTTGACTGAGTTCATTCGCACTAGCCACATACTCATGATACTCGTCATACTTCAAGCCACAGCTTTGTTGACTGAGTTCATTCGCACTAGCCACATACTCATGATACTCGTCATACTTCAAGCCACAGCTTTGTTGACGGCGTTCATTCGCACTAGTCACATACTTATGTATGCTCCTAGCGACTCATTCACTTGTCGCCTAGCTGTGACTTGAATTATTTAGAGTATCGACTTGTTACATATTAACTTATTAATGAATTTTATTTTTAATCACAGGTTATATGTTTCTAGCGACTCATTCACTTGTCGCCTAGCTGTGACTTGAATTATTTAGAGTATCGACTTGTTACATATTAACTTATTAATGAATTTTATTTTTAATCACAGGTTATATGTTTCTAGCGACTCATTCACTTGTCGCCTAGCTGTGACTTGAATTATTTAGAGTATCGACTTGTTACATATTAACTTATTAATGAATTTTATTTTTAATCACAGGTTATATGTTTCTAGCGACTCATTCACTTGTCGCCTAGCTGTGACTTGAATTATTTAGAGTATCGACTTGTTACATATTAACTTATTAATGAATTTTATTTTTAATCACAGGTTATATGTTTCTAGCGACTCATTTACTTGCCGCCTAGCTGTGACTTGAATTATTTAGAGTATCGACTTGTTATGTATTAACTTATTAGAGATCTTGAGTCTCAGCTAAGGTTATGATTGAGAGGTGAGTGATTTTAATCGTGCGATAATCGCATTCACTCCGTCAGTGCGAGATTGGCTAATTTGATTAGCCAATCCTAATTGATCAAAAATAGCTAACATATCGATATCAGCTATTTCTTGCGCCGTTTTATTTTCAACAACGGCTAAAATAATAGTCAGTAAGCCTTTTACAATACGACCATCACTATCGCCATAAACATGGTATTTGCCGTTATTATTTAACTCGACACCAAGCCACACTCTATTTTCACAACCTTTGATCTCTTTCTCTGTTGTTTTTAATTCATCTGGTAATGTAGGTAATTTACGCGAGAGTTGAATTAATTGGCGGTATTTGTCTTCCCATGCTTTTGATTTTTGGAAATCCTCAAGCAAGGTAGCTAAGGTAATTTCATGACCAAATGGGTGCTGAGTTGCAAGCAGAGGTGTGTTGTTATTCATTTCTATTATTCATCTTTTAAGAGTGATAGAGCAAATTTAACGGCATTAATAAAGGCATCAATATCAGTGTGTTGATTATAAGGCATAAAAGAAATGCGTAAACAGCCTGAAATATTTAATGAATCAATAAGAGGTTGAGCGCAGTGTTGCCCTGTGCGCAATGCAATATCTTTCTCTGCGATTAATGTGGCTAAATCACTATGATGAACACCTTCGAAATTGAAAGAAACCACCGATGAGTTAGCAGCTCGGTAACTGATAAACCCATTTAGCTCACTGAGGCGCTTCTCAGCTTCATCTGCAAGCTCAAGAGCGTATTGGTTAGCACGATGCATATTTTGTTTTTCTAACCATGCTAATGTGGCTGAAAATGCAATAACACCTGCAATATTAGGTGTTCCAGCTTCAAAACGCTGAGGAATAGGGGCTGGAGAAAAGCCATCAAATGTTGCGTTAGTTAGCATTTTTCCACCACCATGCCAAGGTGCCATCGCTTCTAAAAGCTCGCGTTTACCATAACAAATACCTAATCCATTAGGGCCATAAAGTTTGTGAGCAGAAAAAACATAGAAGTCGATATTGAGTGCCGTGACATCTGTTGGCTGATGAACAATACCTTGTGCACCATCGACAACCAGTAAGCAATTATCATATTGATGAACACAATGAGACACTTTATCTAATGCGATTTGAGCGCCTGTTACATTCGACATTTGGCTAACAGCGACAATTCGTGTCCGTTTATTGATTAAAGCATTTAAGCTATCAATTGAAGGTAGAAAATTATCCTCTATTGCCCAGCGGATCACGCGTGCGCCTGTCTGTTCTGCCAGTATCAACCAAGGTATAAGGTTTGCATGATGTTCTTGCTCACTAACAATTATTTCATCACCTGCCTGTAACCGCGGACGAAAATAGCCTTGAGTAATAAAATTGAGTGATTCTGTGGTGCCTTTTGTCCAAATAATCGTATCACTATCAGTACTATTGATTAATTCGGCAACTTGTTGACGCGTCGCCTCATATTGTTGTGTTGTTTCTTTAGCATGTTGATATTGGCTACGGTGAACTGTTGCAAAATTATAGCGATAAAACGCATCTGAGGCTTCTATCATGGCGAGAGGCTTTAATGCTGTTGCTGCACTATCGAGATAAATAGTCTTTTCTTTAAGAGCAGGAAATTGTTGTCGAAATAAATCAGGTGAAAATACGTTCATAGTTAGGCTGTATTGGTAGACGAATAAATTTTCGTGATTTGTTGTTAAAAATAGGGCGTATAGATTATACGGTTAATTATATTTATTTATAACGGAAACCTAGGAGTATCCGTTTTTTCTGGCTCATTGTGCCCATAATAACACGATTAAGATGGTGAAAGTTCACTCAATAAAAAATCACTGAGATCAGATTAATATCCTATTTTTTCTTGTTTAAATTTATTTTGGATAAATCGAGGTGAATTTTTTTAGAATAATGATGATAAGTCCATTATAAAAAATGGATGAAAACATCAAAACAGAGTATGTGAGTAATCAAAAAATAGAGAAAAATAGGGAATAAAAAAAGCACCGCCTTGGCGGTGCACTATAAAATCACTATGGACAGACAGGGTAAATGTACAGGAAGTGAAAAAAAACAGTAGCATCAGCTACTAAGTCTGGAATTTCCAGACAACTTGCAAACACAACATCACAACCACAAAGCCAAAAGTTTTGCAGTATTACTACTACACAACTTTTCGTTCCGGCTTAGGAAGTGCGCTTACTATAGGTATTTACTGGCTAATCATCAAGGGACAATTTATAATGCTTCGCATAAAAAAAACTAATGATGAAAGTTAGGGTCTACTAATAGCCAAAATAGGGGTTTAAGAACCGAATATGTCTAAACGTTTACCGCCATTAAATGCGCTTAGGGTTTTTGATTCAGCGGCACGTCATTTAAGTTTTACTAAAGCCGCTGAAGAATTATTTGTGACACAAGCAGCAGTGAGCCACCAAATTAAAACATTAGAAGAATTCCTTGGGCTAAAATTATTTAGAAGGCGCAATCGCTCTCTCTTATTAACAGAAGAAGGGCAAAGTTATTACCTCGACATTAAAGAAATCTTTTCATCAATTAACGAGGCAACTCGCAAATTATTAGCTCGAAGCGCGAAAGGTGCACTTACCGTTAGCCTTTCTCCAAGTTTTGCTATTCAATGGTTAGTACCACGATTATCTGGATTTAACCAAGCTTATCCTGGGATTGATGTGCGAATTCAGGCTGTTGATCGAGAAGAAGATAAGCTGGCTGACGATGTTGATGTAGCCATTTTTTATGGCCGAGGAAACTGGACAGGGTTACGTACAGACCGTCTTTATGCGGAATATTTAATTCCTGTTTGTGCGCCATCTTTACTTACAGGTGAAAAACCACTAAAAACCCCATCCGATCTGATTTATCATACACTACTGCATGATACATCTCGTCGAGATTGGCAAGCGTATGTACGTCAATTAGAGATACAAAATCAGATTAATGTGCAACAAGGGCCTATTTTTAGCCATAGTTCAATGGTGATACAGGCCGCTGTACATGGACAAGGTGTCGCATTAGTTAATAATGTAATGGCACGTAGTGAAATAGAATCAGGTCGATTAGTAAGACCTTTTCCAGATGTCCTTGTTAGTAAAAATGCATTTTATTTAGTTTGCCAAGATAGCCAGGCTGAATTGGGTAAAATTGCGGCTTTTCGCCAATGGATTTTATCTCAAGCAGCGAATGAGCAAGAAAAGCTGGGTTTACTGACATCATCTTAATATTGCGATTGGCAAATATCTTCTAGATAGGAAGGAATAAACAGTGAATAGTCGTACATTGCTTATGTTTTCCGCGATTAGTGGCTTCTTTTATGTTGCTTTTGGTGCATTTGCAACTCATAAGCTAGCACCTCATTTATCGCCACAACATTGGGAATATATTCAGTTAGCGATGCGCTACCAAATCGTCCATACCTTATTACTTGTCGGGATCGCGGCAATGTTAATGCGTAAAACTATTTTATGGTTTTATTGGGCGGGTATTTTCTTTGGTGTTGGTATTCTACTTTTCAGTGGTAGCCTTTATTGTATGGCACTAACACAAGTTAGATTATTATCTTATTTTACGCCAATTGGTGGATTTAGTTTTCTTATTGGTTGGGCTTTAATTTTTATTGGCGCTTTGCGTCTAAGGGCACCGGCGTCTCGCCATGAATAAAGTTGCATTATATTGTCGCCAAGGTTTTGAAAAAGAGTGCGCGGCTGAGATTACGGATAAAGCAGGTCAAATCGGCGTTTACGGTTTTCCTCGTGTTAAAGAGGGAAGTGGTTATGTGATCTTTGAGTGCTACCAAGAAGGTGATGCAGACAAGATCGCGCGAGAAGTGAATTTCCGTGAATTAATTTTTGCTCGTCAGATGTTTGTAACAGGTGAATTACTTAAAGATTTACCGCCAGAAGATAGAATTACACCGATTGTTGGAATGCTAAAAGGTGCTGTTGAAAAAGCGGGTGAACTTCGAGTGGAAGTCGCAGACACTAACGAAAGCAAGGAATTATTAAAATTCTGCCGTAAATTTACGGTGCCATTACGTAATCATTTACGTAATGAGAAAATTTTGCTGAAAGTTGAGAATTTTAGCCGTCCTATTATCCATGTGTTTTTTATTGCGCCGGGATGTTGTTATGTTGGCTATTCTTATAGTTTCAATAATTCTGCATTTTACATGGGGATTCCTCGATTAAAATTCCCATCAGATGCACCAAGTCGTTCGACACTAAAACTTGAAGAAGCATTTCATATCTTCATTCCTTATGACGAGTGGGAAGAGCGTTTAGCAAGCGGAATGAAAGCGGTCGATTTAGGTGCATGCCCCGGCGGTTGGACATATCAATTAGTGAAACGCAGTATGATGGTACATGCTGTTGATAATGGTCCAATGGCACAATCTTTAATGGATACAGGGCAAGTTCGTCATCACCAAGTTGATGGTTTTAAATTTGAACCTACATCTAAAAATATCACATGGCTTGTTTGTGATATGGTTGAGAAGCCAGCTAAAGTTGCTGCATTAATGACGACTTGGATTGCTAATGAATGGTGTCGAGAAGCTATCTTTAACCTAAAACTGCCAATGAAAAAGCGTTATGAGGAAGTTTCTCATATCCTTGAAAAAATAAAGTCGGAGTTGGGGGAAAAAGGGATTAACGTTAAGATCCAAGCTAAGCATCTTTATCATGATAGAGAAGAGATCACGGTTCATATCCAAAATATTTGGGCTGCTTATCGACCAGACCGTGAATTCTAAAAACGCTTAAAGCACATTGATTTATTGATGACAATAAAAGGCGAAGCTTCTATTTATAAGCTTCGCCTTTTTTAATGGACTAGTTATTTAAAAATATCAGTGAGTTGAATCTTGATGATTGGGAACTTAGCTATTTTAAACGTAATTGTTGTAGATTACCGTTTAATTGAATATCAGTACGTAATGTGGTGATTTTTCGACTGATAAATGCGGACTCTTTATGGGTAATAAGTTTGTTTTGCCATTTAGTAGGGACATCATCAATATGTTGATAAAGCGATTCTAGATCTGGATGAATTTGTAAAAGCTCGGTGGCACTTTTCGGCCCAATACCGGGGACACCTGCCACTTTACTGCTACTTACACCCGTTAATCCCCAATAGTCGGTAAGTTGAGATGGTTCGACACCAAATTCAGCTCTAATGAACTCTAAATCTAACCAGCGCCGTTGAAAATAATCACGTATACGAATAGAGGGCGAAAGCAATTGGCAATAGCCTTTGTCCGTTGAGATAATCGTGACTCGAAAACCCGCACTCGCCACTTTGGTTGCTAATGTAGCTGCCACGTCATCTGCTTCATCACCACCCGAGTGCCAGCTCTGTATTCCTAAATTAAGCAACATGGCTTTAATTTCAGGTAATTGTTGTCGCAAATCATCAGGCATTGGCGTGCGACCCGCTTTATAATCAGGTAAGAGCTGATGTCGCCAACTACCGTCTCTGTCATCCTCATCGAAGACCGCTACGGCATGAGTAGGTTGTGTGTGTCCAAGCAGTTGGTTGACGCTCTGTTCACACACAGTCTGGCAGGAGGAAGAACCTGATGCCGCATGAATGCGGCGGATCAGGTTTAAAGCATCAATAATCAGCAAATGTATCATAATAAATTAGCTGATAATCTCGTAACATGGTTGGTAAGCTGTACCACCCGGAAGTTTCATACGATGTTGCTCAACAAAGCCCGCCAATAAAATATCCATGCGACGCATAATTTCACGATCACCATGAATTTTATAAGGACCATAAGCTTCAATCGCCTTCATACCCACTTCTTTTACGTTACCTGCAACAATACCCGAGAACGCACGACGTAAGTCAGCCGCTAATTTTTCAGGTGATTGATCGGTACTTAAGTTAAGTGATGCCATATTTTCATGTGTTGGTTCAAAAGGAAGCTGTAAATCAGCATTGATCTTCATTGACCAGTTAAAGCTATAAGCATCACCAGTACTGCGACGATTATCTTTTACCAAAGGCATATATTTTTTCATGATACGAGCAACTTCAGGTGCATCATCAATAATAATTTGGTAATGGCGTCGAGCTTCGTCGCCTAATGTATTCGCGATAAAATCATCTAATACATTAAAGTAGTCCGCGCTCTCTTTAGGGCCGGTTAAAATCAGTGGTAATACTTGATCTTGGTTTTCTGGTGACATAAGAATACCAAGCAGGTACAGTAATTCTTCCGCTGTCCCTACACCACCTGGGAAAATAATAATCCCGTGTCCAATTCGAACGAACGATTCCAGACGTTTTTCAATATCTGGCATAATAATCAGTTCGTTAACTAATGGATTTGGTGGCTCAGCTGCAATGATTGAAGGCTCTGTCATACCAATAAAACGGCTATTTTTATAACGTTGTTGAGCATGACCAACCGCAGCCCCTTTCATTGGTGCTTCCATCGCACCGGGTCCACAACCTGTGCAGATATTGAGTTCACGTAACCCTAATTCGTTACCTACTTTTCTGCCGTAAAGGTACTCAGTTTCATTGATTGAGTGGCCTCCCCAGCAAACGATCATATTAGGATCTTCATCAATATGAAGGGCTCGTGCATTGCGCAAAATCGAGAAAATAGTATTAGTGATATGGGTGCTATTTTCTAAGTTCAGGTGAAGATCACGCTCTGCGGTTGTGATCTGACCATGAACAAACAATATGTCACGAAGCACTGCAAATAAGTTAGCTTGTAGTGAGCGAATAATTTTTCCGTCAACAAAGGCGTCTTCAGGAGGATTGACTAACTCTAGTTTTACGCCACGTTCACGGCGTAGTACGTTAATATCAAAATCTTGGTATTTAGATAACAGTTCTTTACTACTATCAGTAAGGCTACCAGAGTTGAGAACAGCAAGAGAACAATTGCGAAACAGCTGATAAAGATCACTGCTTGCGGTTCTCTTTAGCATATCAACTTCTAGCTGTGAAAGCAGATCCATGGAACCTAATGGGCTGACATGAGTTATCACGTAGGACTCCTTTTTCTCCTGAAATAACAAACTGAAGTGCAACTGATCTTGGTATAACACAGATCATATTAACATACAGGCATTATTCCCGTTATTGTCTGGCTAATCGACTAATTTCTGGAACAAACTCACAATTACTACGCCAAGGATTGATGTCTAATCCACCGCGTCGTGTATATCTTGCATAAACAGTTAATGTTTCTGGCGCACATAATTGCATGATATCGTGGAAAATTCGCTCAACACACTGTTCATGAAATTCATTGTGCTGTCTAAATGAAACTAAATAGCGTAGTAGTTTTTCACGATCAATCTTTTTACCCTTATATTGAATAGCGACTGATCCCCAATCTGGTTGATTGGTAATCAGGCAATTTGATTTTAACAGATGGCTGACAAGGGTTTCTTCAACTTGTTTATCGGTTGTCGATTCGTTTAACCATTGCACATCAAACTGATAATTATCAATTTCAATATCTTGTTCATCAATACACTCTCCAGCAAAATCAACAATAGGTTGTGATGTAAAATGCGAAAGTGGATAAATGGTCAGATTAACTTTGCCTTTAGCACAAGTCGTTAAATCTTTAAGTAAGGTTTCTTCGACGATATCCCAACTTTCAAAACGAGTCTGATTAAAACTGTTGAGATATAATTTAAAGCTTTTAGATTCAATAAGATTTTCAGTGGTTGCATCTAATTCAACATGACCAATAGCAACTTGTGGTAAGCCTTTGCTATTAAGCCATGAGAGTTCATACATAGTCCAAATATCACCACCATGAAAAGGTAAATTTTCAGCAGTTAAAGAGAGTGAATCTCGATTTAGGCTACGTGGTACACCTTGCAATAATCCGGCATCATATTGATCATGATATTGAGTCTCTTTGCCCAGAGATAATGCTTCAAGAGATTTATCACCTTGATATAAAGACATAACTTACATCCTAACTTTAACTGAAAATAAAAGAAGGTTAATTATACTATTGAAACATCAATAGTATATGAATGCTTTATTTTTGATGCTCTGAATTAGTGAGATAATCAGGTAACATAAAGGAAATTTTTATTTAAATAGATAAAACAGACAATCATGACTGAAAACATCTCCTCTGAATTAAAAACCTTTACGCAAAAATATGTTGATTTATGGCAAGAAAAATCAGGTTTACCTCCTGCAAGTGAAGATCTTTATGGTGTTCCTTCTATTTGTATATCAAGAACAGGAGATGAAGTTGTTTACTGGTTACCACAGCCTTTTGTAGGAACAGATAAACTAGAAAAAGTTGAAAAAGCAATGGGAATTATTATTCGTCCTGAATTGCATGATTATTTTACCACTCAGTATGCTGGTGATATGCAAGTTCGTTTTAGAGAGGTAGATTTCAGCTTGATCCAAGTGTGGAGTGAAGAAGACTTTATTCGCTTACAAGAAAATATTATTGGTCATTTAGTGACACAAAAACGTTTAAAACTTACACCCACATTATTTATTGGTACCACAGATTCAGAAAATGAAATAATTTCCGTGTGTAATGTTTCCGGTGAAGTCATTCTTGAAACTTTCGGCAAAAAGAAAAGAGAAGTTTTAGCTGAAAATTTATCTCTTTTTCTATCAGAATTAGTCGCTGTATATAATGACTGACGTACTCTATAAACCTTTTTTCTTGTGAGATATATCTTACAAAAAAGTGTGTGTGTTTTTATCAAAAAGATGTCACTGATAAAAATAAAATTGATTTATTTAAGTAGAGCAATAAGTTATTAACTTATTGTTTTTATTTATAGTTATGGCTCTTTAATTGTTTTTGTTTTGTGGGTTGTTTAACTAATCAATTATTGGCATTCTACGT containing:
- the rlmM gene encoding 23S rRNA (cytidine(2498)-2'-O)-methyltransferase RlmM; protein product: MNKVALYCRQGFEKECAAEITDKAGQIGVYGFPRVKEGSGYVIFECYQEGDADKIAREVNFRELIFARQMFVTGELLKDLPPEDRITPIVGMLKGAVEKAGELRVEVADTNESKELLKFCRKFTVPLRNHLRNEKILLKVENFSRPIIHVFFIAPGCCYVGYSYSFNNSAFYMGIPRLKFPSDAPSRSTLKLEEAFHIFIPYDEWEERLASGMKAVDLGACPGGWTYQLVKRSMMVHAVDNGPMAQSLMDTGQVRHHQVDGFKFEPTSKNITWLVCDMVEKPAKVAALMTTWIANEWCREAIFNLKLPMKKRYEEVSHILEKIKSELGEKGINVKIQAKHLYHDREEITVHIQNIWAAYRPDREF
- the xni gene encoding flap endonuclease Xni, whose amino-acid sequence is MIHLLIIDALNLIRRIHAASGSSSCQTVCEQSVNQLLGHTQPTHAVAVFDEDDRDGSWRHQLLPDYKAGRTPMPDDLRQQLPEIKAMLLNLGIQSWHSGGDEADDVAATLATKVASAGFRVTIISTDKGYCQLLSPSIRIRDYFQRRWLDLEFIRAEFGVEPSQLTDYWGLTGVSSSKVAGVPGIGPKSATELLQIHPDLESLYQHIDDVPTKWQNKLITHKESAFISRKITTLRTDIQLNGNLQQLRLK
- a CDS encoding DUF423 domain-containing protein encodes the protein MNSRTLLMFSAISGFFYVAFGAFATHKLAPHLSPQHWEYIQLAMRYQIVHTLLLVGIAAMLMRKTILWFYWAGIFFGVGILLFSGSLYCMALTQVRLLSYFTPIGGFSFLIGWALIFIGALRLRAPASRHE
- the mltA gene encoding murein transglycosylase A — encoded protein: MVTWRKSLILGMLALALTGCHRPTEQGQQYKDGKLKQDLIEVSSPNTQGTPINGPDYLQQVSQINQTSSRLYNSNKETYQAVENWIRSGADTRQLRQFNLSAFQMEGVDKYGNVQFTGYYTPVLEARLTPQGEFQYPLYKMPANSRSKLPSRAAIYNGALSQSLIAAYSNSIMDNFMMEVQGSGYVDFGDGKPLTFFGYAGKNGHPYRSIGKVLIDNGEVERKDMSMLAIRDWADKHNDAEVRKLLEENPSFVFFKPEPFTPVRGASAIPLVALASVASDRSIIPAGTVLLAEIPVLDNAGNFTGEYQMRLMVALDVGGAIKGHHFDIYHGIGKDAGHMAGFYNHYGRVWVLKKSQLNSLNPSL
- the csdA gene encoding cysteine desulfurase CsdA: MNVFSPDLFRQQFPALKEKTIYLDSAATALKPLAMIEASDAFYRYNFATVHRSQYQHAKETTQQYEATRQQVAELINSTDSDTIIWTKGTTESLNFITQGYFRPRLQAGDEIIVSEQEHHANLIPWLILAEQTGARVIRWAIEDNFLPSIDSLNALINKRTRIVAVSQMSNVTGAQIALDKVSHCVHQYDNCLLVVDGAQGIVHQPTDVTALNIDFYVFSAHKLYGPNGLGICYGKRELLEAMAPWHGGGKMLTNATFDGFSPAPIPQRFEAGTPNIAGVIAFSATLAWLEKQNMHRANQYALELADEAEKRLSELNGFISYRAANSSVVSFNFEGVHHSDLATLIAEKDIALRTGQHCAQPLIDSLNISGCLRISFMPYNQHTDIDAFINAVKFALSLLKDE
- the tcdA gene encoding tRNA cyclic N6-threonylcarbamoyladenosine(37) synthase TcdA codes for the protein MQNSLSDSYLQRFSGIGRLYGQKALSYFAQAHICVVGIGGVGSWAAEALARSGIGAITLIDMDDVCVTNTNRQIHALKESVGQPKCEVMKQRILEINPECKVTSVDDFVTVDNVAEMMNNNFDYVIDAIDSVRPKAALLAYCRRYKIPVITTGGAGGQIDPTQIQVVDLAKTIQDPLAAKLRERLKSDFNVVKNSKGKLGIDCVFSTEQLVYPQGDGTVCAAKSTAEGVKRMDCSAGFGAVTMVTASFGFIAVSHALKKMLAKVQRAHDTRYTSSHSVV
- a CDS encoding transcriptional regulator GcvA, translated to MSKRLPPLNALRVFDSAARHLSFTKAAEELFVTQAAVSHQIKTLEEFLGLKLFRRRNRSLLLTEEGQSYYLDIKEIFSSINEATRKLLARSAKGALTVSLSPSFAIQWLVPRLSGFNQAYPGIDVRIQAVDREEDKLADDVDVAIFYGRGNWTGLRTDRLYAEYLIPVCAPSLLTGEKPLKTPSDLIYHTLLHDTSRRDWQAYVRQLEIQNQINVQQGPIFSHSSMVIQAAVHGQGVALVNNVMARSEIESGRLVRPFPDVLVSKNAFYLVCQDSQAELGKIAAFRQWILSQAANEQEKLGLLTSS
- the csdE gene encoding cysteine desulfurase sulfur acceptor subunit CsdE; translation: MNNNTPLLATQHPFGHEITLATLLEDFQKSKAWEDKYRQLIQLSRKLPTLPDELKTTEKEIKGCENRVWLGVELNNNGKYHVYGDSDGRIVKGLLTIILAVVENKTAQEIADIDMLAIFDQLGLANQISQSRTDGVNAIIARLKSLTSQS